Proteins from one Mixophyes fleayi isolate aMixFle1 chromosome 9, aMixFle1.hap1, whole genome shotgun sequence genomic window:
- the TMLHE gene encoding trimethyllysine dioxygenase, mitochondrial isoform X1, producing MWCRRLAWLYPGTRGLLTKEVRGPLRWSPRLHAPTSSVSRWFSTDPEARDCSWVLHRDHFELSFSGTCMRLDYVWLRDHCRSASCFNTKTNQRSLDTASVELDIKPAMVRADETSLYLTWPDGHMTRYGLEWLSQNSYEGQKQQLIQPRILWNAKIYQDADIPAVSYSDFLETDDGLRDFLHNFLLYGIAFVEDVPATREDTERVAQRISHIRETIYGKMWDLTSDFSRGDTAYTKLALDRHTDTTYFQEPCGMQLFHCLRHEGTGGRTLLVDGFHAAEQVRQHQIEHFDLLSNVPLKHEYIEHTGVSHNHMVGIGPVLNVYPWNKELYMIRYNNYDRAVINTVPYDKVHRWYTAHRTLTNELRRPENELWVKLKPGKVLFVDNWRVLHGRESFTGYRQLCGCYLTRDDVLNIARLLGLRA from the exons ATGTGGTGTCGTAGGCTTGCATGGCTCTATCCAGGAACCAGGGGGCTGCTAACCAAGGAGGTTAGAGGACCGCTTCGCTGGTCACCCAGATTGCATGCGCCCACTTCATCAGTCAGCCGATGGTTCAGTACAGATCCGGAAGCTCGAGACTGCTCATGGGTCCTGCACAGAGATCATTTTG AGCTGTCTTTTTCTGGCACGTGTATGCGTCTTGACTATGTTTGGCTGCGGGATCACTGTCGTTCAGCTTCTTGTTTCAATACCAAAACCAACCAACGCAGTTTGGACACAGCCAGTGTGGAATTGGACATTAAACCTGCAATGGTCCGTGCAGACGAGACCAGCCTATACCTAACAT GGCCAGATGGTCACATGACTCGGTATGGTTTGGAATGGTTATCACAGAATAGTTATGAAGGACAGAAGCAGCAACTTATTCAACCTCGTATATTATGGAATGCTAAGATCTACCAGGATGCAGACATACCTGCAGTCAGCTACTCAGATTTCCTAGAAACAGATGATGGATTGAGAGACTTTCTGCATAATTTCCTACTTTATGGTATTGCCTTTGTGGAGGATGTTCCAGCCACCCGGGAAGATACCGAGAGAGTGGCACAGAGAATTAGCCATATCCG GGAGACTATTTATGGTAAAATGTGGGATCTCACGTCTGACTTCTCAAGGGGAGACACGGCCTATACAAAACTAGCCCTAGACCGACACACGGACACGACCTACTTTCAGGAGCCTTGTGG TATGCAGCTTTTCCACTGTCTGCGGCATGAAGGCACCGGGGGGCGCACTCTGCTTGTAGATGGTTTCCATGCTGCTGAACAAGTCCGCCAACATCAAATTGAACATTTTGACCTGCTCAGCAATGTGCCACTGAAACATGAATACATTGAGCATACAGGAGTAAGTCACAACCACATGGTGGGGATTGGTCCAGTATTAAATGTTTATCCCTGGAATAAAGAGCTTTATATGATCAG ATACAACAACTATGATCGCGCTGTCATCAACACAGTACCCTATGATAAAGTGCACCGCTGGTATACTGCACACCGCACCCTAACCAATGAGCTGAGGAGGCCTGAGAACGAGCTGTGGGTGAAACTGAAACCGGGCAAg GTGCTGTTTGTTGATAACTGGAGGGTACTGCATGGAAGGGAATCCTTTACAGGTTATAGGCAACTTTGCGGTTGCTATCTCACTCGGGATGATGTGCTGAACATTGCGCGCTTACTAGGCCTGAGAGCCTGA